Part of the Streptomyces europaeiscabiei genome is shown below.
CGCCGCGGCGCTCCACGAGGTGTGCGCCTCGGCGGAATGGGGGCGCAGGCTCCTCGCCGACCGCCCGTGCGCCACCGTCGAGGAGCTCTTCGCCGCCAGTGACGCAGCCATGGCCGAGCTGACCGACGGGGATCTGGCGGAGGCGATGGCAGGACACCCACCGATCGGCCGCCCCAAGCCGGGCGACCCGGCCTCGGCCCGTGAACAGCGCGGGATGGCAGGCGCCTCCGACCAGCTCAAGGCGGAGATGCTCGAACTGAACCTGGCCTACCAGGAGAGGTTCGGCCATGTCTTCCTGATCTGCGCCACCGGCCGGACCGGCGAACAGATGCGCGACGCGCT
Proteins encoded:
- the uraD gene encoding 2-oxo-4-hydroxy-4-carboxy-5-ureidoimidazoline decarboxylase, with product MTSRSSTPGLARFNTLEEHAAAAALHEVCASAEWGRRLLADRPCATVEELFAASDAAMAELTDGDLAEAMAGHPPIGRPKPGDPASAREQRGMAGASDQLKAEMLELNLAYQERFGHVFLICATGRTGEQMRDALRERIGNAPEREREIVRTELGKINRIRLARLVEVEEEARS